The DNA window TTCTTGAGCTCGGTGTCGTCCTTGCGCATGCCCACCGCGACGCCGCGGCCGAGCAGTCCGCCGCGCATGCCCGTTCCGGCAATGATCATGTCCTTGAACTCGGGCTTCTCCTGCGTGGCCTTCAGGGCGCCCTGTCCGGCGAAGATTGCGTCGAGGCGGCCGGCGGAGAGATCCAGGTCATGCTGCTCCGTGGTCTTGTACTCGCGGATCTGGACCGTGTCCTTCAGGTAGGTCTCGACGAACTGCGCGTTCACGGTCGAGGTCTGCACGCCGACCGTCTTGCCCTTCAGGAGCGGCTTCCAGGCCTCGATGGCCTTCTTGGCGCCTTCGGGATCCTTGTCGAGGCTCACCGTCGTGCCGGAGCCCGCCAGCTTGGCGAGGGGAGAATCCTTCATGACGCCGAAGCCGTGCGGGGTGGCCGCATAGGGGATCGAGAAGTTGATCGTCTCGAGGCGCTTCTCGGTGATGTTCATGCCAGCCATGATGGCGTCGTACTTCTTCGCCTGCAGGGCCGGGATGATGCCGTCCCAATCCTGGGCGACGATCTCGCATTTCACCTTCATGCGCTTGCACAGCTCGTTGGCGAGATCGATCTCGAAGCCTTCGAGCTTGCCGCCCGCGCCGGT is part of the Microvirga terrae genome and encodes:
- a CDS encoding lysine/arginine/ornithine ABC transporter substrate-binding protein, with translation MKFFKTLGLGLLASGLAIGGAAAQEKTVKIATEGAYAPWNFTGAGGKLEGFEIDLANELCKRMKVKCEIVAQDWDGIIPALQAKKYDAIMAGMNITEKRLETINFSIPYAATPHGFGVMKDSPLAKLAGSGTTVSLDKDPEGAKKAIEAWKPLLKGKTVGVQTSTVNAQFVETYLKDTVQIREYKTTEQHDLDLSAGRLDAIFAGQGALKATQEKPEFKDMIIAGTGMRGGLLGRGVAVGMRKDDTELKKSFDEAIQAAIKDGTIKTLSEKWFKLDATPQA